The following DNA comes from Pseudomonas marginalis.
CAATTTGGCAACGGCGCCCAAGCGTTCGGCAAAACCCCCGAACAGCAAGGCAACCAGCGTATTCGCCACCTGCTAAAGTGTTTCGGCCTGCGCACCAGCCTGATCCGGCTAAAGGTCATCGACGCCCTGCTCACCGCCGCCAACAACCAGCGCACCCTGGGGGTACGTGGCGTGCACAGCCATTTGCTGGAGCTGGGGATCCCGTTGTCGTTCCTGAGTGTGCGCGAGGTGCTCAAGCGCCTGTGCAGCGAAGGCGTGATCACCCTTAACGCGGATAAAAGCTACAGCCTCCATGAAGAGGCTGCCAAGGTACTCGACGCTCGAAGCTGAGGCGGACCTTAAAGCTTGACCTTGCGGCGCATGATGCCGTTGATCACCACCACGACGACCGCGACGGCGATGGCGATGGTCTGGAATGTCTTCTCACTGATAAACCCGATGTTCTGCAGGTAGGACAGGCCAAACATCGTCGCCAGTA
Coding sequences within:
- a CDS encoding fe2+ zn2+ uptake regulation protein, coding for MYNPQVPTDGHSPAADSQFGNGAQAFGKTPEQQGNQRIRHLLKCFGLRTSLIRLKVIDALLTAANNQRTLGVRGVHSHLLELGIPLSFLSVREVLKRLCSEGVITLNADKSYSLHEEAAKVLDARS